In Fundulus heteroclitus isolate FHET01 chromosome 18, MU-UCD_Fhet_4.1, whole genome shotgun sequence, a single genomic region encodes these proteins:
- the serpine2 gene encoding glia-derived nexin, whose translation MKRISLLCLYALVALCGHQGVLSASPSYGERGSDLGIQVFQQVVRSKPLENVVLSPHGVASILGMLLQGAHGETRKQIVSALRYKKNGPYRMLKKLHKNLTAKSNQDVVLIANAMFGQKGFPMEESFVATNKANFQCESRNLDFSDPTAAADYINEWVSNKTKGHIPSLIKADMLDSSLTRLVALNSIYFKGLWKSCFQPNDTKMRSFTGGDGNVYKVPMMSQLSIFNLGMATTPQGIKYRVIELPYHGNTISMLIVIPFEEDTPLSSVIPHISTATLQSWAKLMHMRKVRLLIPKFSADAEVDLKAPLSALGIADMFSQDAADFTHLSTEPVYVSKALQKSKIIVNEQGTKAASATTAILMARSSPPWVTVDKPFLFLIRHNPTGTVLFMGQINKP comes from the exons ATGAAGCGCATCTCCTTACTCTGCCTGTATGCGCTGGTGGCCCTGTGTGGCCATCAGGGCGTGCTGTCCGCTTCTCCCTCGTACGGTGAACGGGGCTCTGATCTGGGCATACAGGTGTTCCAGCAGGTGGTGCGCTCAAAGCCTCTGGAAAACGTGGTGCTTTCGCCCCACGGCGTGGCCTCAATCCTCGGCATGCTGCTGCAGGGAGCCCACGGAGAAACGAGGAAGCAGATCGTCAGCGCTCTGCGTTACAAGAAGAACG GTCCTTATAGGATGTTGAAGAAGCTGCACAAAAACTTGACTGCCAAGTCAAACCAGGACGTGGTGCTGATCGCCAACGCCATGTTCGGCCAGAAGGGTTTCCCGATGGAGGAGAGCTTTGTTGCCACCAATAAAGCAAACTTCCAGTGTGAGAGCAGGAACCTGGACTTCAGCGACCCCACCGCGGCAGCTGATTATATCAACGAGTGGGTCAGCAACAAGACTAAAG GCCACATCCCCAGCTTGATCAAAGCAGACATGCTGGATTCATCCCTGACCCGTCTGGTTGCTCTCAACTCGATCTACTTCAAAGGCTTGTGGAAGTCCTGTTTCCAGCCCAACGACACCAAGATGAGGTCCTTCACCGGCGGTGACGGGAATGTGTACAAAGTTCCGATGATGTCTCAGCTGTCCATCTTTAACTTGG GCATGGCCACCACACCTCAGGGGATCAAATACAGAGTGATCGAGCTGCCTTACCACGGCAACACCATCAGCATGCTGATCGTGATCCCCTTTGAGGAGGACACACCTCTGTCCAGCGTCATTCCACACATCAGCACAGCCACCTTGCAGAGCTGGGCCAAGCTCATGCACATGAGGAAAGTCCGCCTGCTCATCCCAAA GTTTTCTGCAGATGCAGAGGTGGACTTGAAAGCTCCGCTCTCGGCGCTGGGAATCGCAGACATGTTCAGTCAGGATGCGGCCGACTTCACACACCTCA GTACCGAGCCAGTGTACGTATCCAAGGCCCTTCAGAAGTCAAAAATCATTGTGAATGAACAAGGAACGAAGGCAGCCTCTGCCACCA CTGCTATTTTGATGGCCCGGTCCTCTCCGCCTTGGGTTACAGTGGATAAACCCTTTCTGTTCCTCATCAGACATAACCCAACAG GCACCGTTCTGTTTATGGGCCAGATCAACAAACCGTGA